A stretch of Candidatus Lernaella stagnicola DNA encodes these proteins:
- a CDS encoding pyridoxamine 5'-phosphate oxidase family protein, whose amino-acid sequence MDESTRILARIDELFREQRFAVLATKRDDAQPYGSLVAFAATEDLRHIVFATLRGTRKFRNIVTEPRVALVIDNRSNDEADLRRAMAVTALGTAREIDREQESQWSPLLLAKHPAMTDFVATADCALLVVKVTSYLAVTEFQHVTELQPGPDGFQPAETT is encoded by the coding sequence TTGGACGAATCCACGCGAATTTTGGCACGCATCGACGAACTGTTTCGTGAACAACGTTTCGCGGTGCTGGCCACCAAACGCGACGACGCGCAACCCTACGGCAGCCTTGTGGCCTTCGCCGCCACCGAGGATTTGCGGCACATCGTTTTCGCGACGCTGCGCGGCACCCGCAAGTTCAGGAACATCGTTACCGAGCCCCGCGTAGCGCTTGTCATCGACAATCGCAGCAACGACGAAGCCGATCTACGGCGCGCGATGGCGGTGACCGCCTTGGGCACGGCGCGGGAAATCGACCGCGAACAAGAATCGCAATGGAGTCCTTTGCTGCTCGCCAAGCACCCGGCGATGACGGATTTCGTGGCGACCGCCGATTGTGCGTTGCTCGTCGTGAAGGTTACGAGCTACCTCGCCGTTACCGAGTTCCAGCACGTGACTGAATTACAGCCCGGCCCGGACGGTTTTCAGCCCGCCGAAACGACCTAG
- a CDS encoding aryl-sulfate sulfotransferase: MRKQILCLGLTILFLFLVVGCGGMGENQKDATTSEPADDDTVADDDDNDNDDDNDVDDDDDDNDDDNDNDDDDDNNDNNDNNNDDNDDDNDDDDDNTPQTACQIIDLTFLPEPDYNSLAKAVQVTTDHPCSLTARISAPDMPGYGVPEQESSPVGTKHGFAFFGLVADTEFTVEVYSADELNSLLGSASFSTDPLPIWVSAPDVVEYTGPAPSPAADWVVITHAGQVLLIDREGRVRFYRNVFAPWTYFPPMSILHVTPDAEIIIAKHDGIWTVRRDGSIEMLYVPNLDDPVFLSYHHQMYFADDLSFTYSLFNQFGPGFECDLTTPTNLAVGDGVVRLDVSGREVWRWSVFDHTDEIPPEDMSPMTCSFFENYFGAGTINWTHANSVYPVPGEDAVIVSFRNINRVVKIDTVSGDVLWQMGPGMDFELESGSWFSIQHDAQILPNGNLLLYDNHYAVTPTWSRGLEIAFDETTFEAQIVWESYTGPSAVLGTIDRLDDGTTLMSTGTACTVEFADQSGNQIWRGHLPGILEILHAETLPSTWREKD; the protein is encoded by the coding sequence ATGAGAAAGCAAATTTTGTGTTTAGGTTTGACGATCCTGTTTCTTTTCTTGGTCGTCGGATGTGGTGGTATGGGCGAAAACCAAAAAGACGCCACTACGTCTGAACCAGCCGACGATGACACCGTTGCCGACGACGATGATAACGACAATGACGATGATAACGACGTCGACGATGACGACGATGATAATGATGACGACAACGATAATGATGATGACGACGACAATAATGACAATAATGACAACAATAACGACGATAATGATGACGATAACGACGATGACGACGACAACACGCCTCAAACCGCTTGCCAGATCATCGACCTAACGTTTCTCCCGGAGCCTGATTACAATAGCTTAGCCAAAGCCGTTCAGGTGACCACCGATCATCCGTGTTCGCTCACCGCCCGAATCAGCGCACCCGACATGCCGGGGTACGGCGTTCCCGAACAGGAAAGCTCCCCGGTGGGGACGAAGCATGGATTCGCCTTTTTCGGTTTGGTGGCCGATACGGAATTTACGGTCGAAGTATATAGCGCCGACGAGTTGAATTCGTTGCTTGGATCGGCGAGCTTCTCGACCGATCCGCTGCCCATATGGGTAAGCGCCCCTGACGTGGTGGAATATACCGGCCCCGCGCCTAGCCCGGCGGCGGATTGGGTCGTAATAACCCACGCCGGCCAGGTGCTTCTCATCGACCGCGAGGGGCGGGTTCGCTTCTATCGCAATGTGTTCGCGCCCTGGACGTACTTCCCGCCGATGAGCATCCTCCACGTGACGCCAGACGCCGAGATTATCATCGCCAAACACGACGGCATTTGGACCGTGCGCCGTGACGGCAGCATAGAAATGCTTTACGTACCCAACCTGGATGATCCGGTTTTCCTCTCCTACCACCATCAAATGTATTTCGCCGACGACTTGAGTTTCACCTATAGCTTGTTCAATCAATTCGGGCCCGGATTTGAATGTGACCTTACGACGCCGACAAACTTGGCCGTCGGCGACGGTGTTGTTCGCCTCGATGTCTCGGGGCGGGAAGTGTGGCGTTGGTCGGTGTTCGATCATACGGATGAAATTCCCCCCGAAGACATGTCGCCGATGACCTGTTCGTTTTTTGAAAACTACTTTGGGGCGGGAACGATCAACTGGACACACGCCAACTCGGTCTATCCGGTTCCGGGCGAAGATGCCGTTATCGTATCCTTCCGGAACATCAACCGTGTCGTGAAAATTGATACGGTGAGCGGCGATGTGTTGTGGCAGATGGGCCCCGGTATGGATTTCGAACTGGAGAGCGGCTCGTGGTTTTCGATACAGCATGACGCGCAGATTCTGCCGAACGGCAATTTGCTGCTCTACGATAACCATTACGCCGTGACCCCGACGTGGTCGCGAGGATTGGAAATCGCCTTCGACGAAACGACTTTTGAGGCGCAGATTGTGTGGGAATCTTACACCGGACCTTCGGCGGTGCTGGGCACCATCGACCGCTTGGATGACGGCACCACTCTTATGAGTACCGGTACCGCCTGCACTGTGGAATTTGCGGATCAAAGCGGCAATCAAATATGGCGCGGACATTTGCCGGGTATCTTGGAAATACTTCACGCAGAGACGCTCCCGTCCACGTGGCGCGAAAAGGATTGA